A part of Terriglobus roseus genomic DNA contains:
- a CDS encoding alkene reductase — protein sequence MPTLFDPIRVGDLDLPNRIFMAPLTRLRGTVNHVPRPELMAEYYRQRASAGLIISEGTPVDPKGVGYPQVPGIWSAEQVEAWKPIVEAVHQAGGRIFSQIWHVGRISHSSYLDGEPPVAPSAIAADGHVSLVRPKAAFETPRALSIGEIHEVVEQFRRGAENAKAAGFDGVEIHGANGYLLDQFLQSGSNTRDDEYGGSIENRARLMLQVTDAVISVFGAGRVGMHLAPRSDSHGISDANGTETFSYVATELGKRKIAFLMAREHEAPDSRGPLLKKLFGGVYVANEGFTLASANAIIERGDADAVGFGKEFIANPDLPRRLKESAPLNTPIPASFYSHEAEGYTDYPALP from the coding sequence ATGCCGACTTTATTTGATCCCATTCGCGTGGGCGACCTTGATTTACCCAACCGTATATTCATGGCACCCTTAACGCGTTTGCGCGGCACGGTGAACCACGTTCCACGTCCGGAGTTGATGGCGGAGTATTATCGCCAGCGCGCTTCGGCCGGACTGATCATCAGTGAAGGAACGCCAGTCGATCCGAAGGGTGTTGGATATCCTCAGGTGCCGGGCATCTGGTCCGCAGAGCAGGTAGAGGCTTGGAAGCCTATTGTGGAGGCGGTCCATCAGGCGGGTGGTCGGATCTTTTCGCAAATATGGCACGTCGGACGCATCTCACATTCCTCGTACTTGGATGGTGAGCCGCCAGTGGCGCCCAGCGCGATTGCAGCAGATGGCCATGTGAGCCTGGTGCGACCCAAGGCCGCTTTTGAAACTCCACGTGCGCTGAGCATCGGCGAGATTCACGAAGTGGTGGAACAGTTTCGTCGTGGTGCGGAAAATGCAAAGGCGGCTGGGTTCGATGGCGTGGAGATTCATGGCGCCAACGGCTATCTGCTGGATCAATTCCTGCAAAGTGGCAGCAATACGCGGGACGATGAGTATGGCGGCTCGATTGAGAATCGCGCCAGGCTAATGTTGCAAGTAACAGATGCCGTGATTTCGGTATTCGGAGCGGGACGTGTGGGCATGCACCTGGCCCCGCGCAGCGACTCTCACGGCATCAGTGATGCGAATGGCACTGAGACGTTCTCCTACGTGGCAACGGAGTTGGGTAAGCGGAAGATCGCGTTTCTTATGGCGCGCGAACATGAAGCCCCAGACAGTCGTGGGCCGCTGCTGAAGAAGTTGTTTGGAGGCGTTTACGTGGCGAACGAAGGGTTCACCCTTGCAAGCGCGAATGCCATCATCGAGCGCGGCGATGCGGACGCGGTGGGATTTGGCAAGGAATTTATCGCCAATCCTGATCTGCCACGACGCTTGAAGGAGAGTGCTCCGTTGAACACGCCCATTCCCGCGTCGTTTTATTCGCACGAGGCTGAGGGATACACCGACTATCCTGCACTTCCGTAA
- a CDS encoding TIGR00730 family Rossman fold protein, whose amino-acid sequence MRLKTLCVFCASASGARVEYQQDAEALGIELARRGIGLVYGGASVGLMGVVANATLQNGGRCIGVIPHVLVDKEVSHIGLTELHVVDTMHTRKALMGEKSDAFLILPGGYGTMEELFEVLTWQTLRLHAKPTVLLNTAGFYDRLLQFLDHCVEEGVLKPAARANLMVATTVDDALSQIEAALATG is encoded by the coding sequence ATGCGATTGAAAACGTTATGTGTCTTTTGTGCTTCAGCAAGTGGAGCGCGAGTGGAGTATCAGCAGGATGCTGAGGCGTTGGGTATTGAACTGGCGCGTCGCGGTATCGGTCTTGTCTATGGTGGCGCTAGCGTCGGCCTGATGGGAGTGGTGGCAAACGCTACGTTGCAGAACGGCGGCCGCTGCATCGGTGTGATTCCACACGTCCTGGTGGACAAGGAAGTGTCACACATTGGCCTGACGGAATTGCACGTAGTGGATACGATGCACACGCGTAAGGCTCTGATGGGGGAGAAGTCGGATGCGTTTCTCATCCTGCCCGGCGGTTACGGAACCATGGAAGAGTTGTTCGAAGTGTTGACGTGGCAGACACTGCGTTTGCATGCTAAGCCCACGGTTCTCCTGAACACGGCAGGGTTTTACGACCGTCTGCTGCAGTTTCTGGATCATTGCGTGGAAGAGGGAGTGCTGAAACCGGCAGCGAGGGCGAATCTGATGGTCGCTACCACGGTGGACGATGCGTTGTCGCAGATTGAGGCTGCACTCGCAACAGGCTGA
- a CDS encoding ribonuclease T2 family protein, protein MLRCLIISNNNITKHRFITGDSKIYRTDILAYVYSQFTEKPMRPSYILSAFVIAASVLGHMTPRASAQEIKSAPGQFDYYVLNLSWAPAFCDNMKTLSPAERNSAGKDTECSAPHAFVLHGLWPQNFNGSYPSSCAQRPGPRNPERNLDMTPNIALLKHEWNKHGTCTTLSPEGFFATARQAYTSVTIPEFFQSLDHEAQMSPAQILTLFYKANPTFPQGSFNLSCGNNQLTAIEACFDKDIHAIACQSLRACHANSVKIIPQNDRGIVQ, encoded by the coding sequence ATGCTTCGATGTCTCATCATCAGCAACAACAACATTACGAAACACCGCTTCATTACTGGCGATTCGAAGATTTACAGAACAGACATACTCGCATACGTTTACTCTCAATTCACGGAGAAGCCGATGCGACCTTCCTACATACTGTCCGCTTTTGTAATTGCAGCGTCCGTTCTTGGACACATGACACCACGTGCTTCAGCACAAGAAATCAAATCGGCACCGGGCCAATTCGATTACTACGTGTTGAACCTCTCCTGGGCGCCTGCGTTCTGCGACAACATGAAGACACTGAGTCCTGCAGAGCGCAACAGTGCAGGTAAAGACACGGAGTGTTCTGCACCGCATGCATTCGTGTTGCATGGATTGTGGCCGCAGAACTTCAACGGCTCGTATCCTTCGTCGTGCGCACAACGCCCAGGTCCACGAAACCCCGAACGCAACCTGGACATGACACCAAACATTGCATTGCTCAAGCATGAGTGGAATAAGCATGGGACCTGCACCACGCTGTCGCCGGAAGGCTTTTTTGCCACGGCACGGCAGGCTTATACGTCAGTAACCATCCCTGAGTTTTTTCAGTCACTGGATCACGAAGCTCAAATGTCACCGGCGCAGATCCTCACGCTGTTCTACAAAGCGAACCCAACATTCCCACAAGGCAGCTTCAACCTTTCTTGTGGCAACAACCAGCTCACGGCCATCGAAGCATGCTTTGACAAGGACATCCACGCCATTGCCTGCCAGAGCCTGCGTGCCTGCCACGCAAACAGCGTAAAAATCATTCCGCAGAACGATCGCGGCATCGTCCAGTAG
- a CDS encoding ATP-dependent helicase, giving the protein MSRFLEKMNPQQQEGVLTVDGPVLLLAGAGSGKTRVITHRIAHLIEDKGVPADSILAVTFTNKAAKEMAERVDGLIGHSSLAKPLISTFHSLCVRTLRRDIEALRVNGVGLTKSFAIYDESDQQAIVKQALKRLGVDDKQLKPRVALGRISWAKNHMIDPQEYFLASTNPLEERIAHIFKIYKEELNKNNAMDFDDLLLETVRLLKTSQEVRERYQRKYRYLLIDEYQDTNRPQYELMRLLSGKHGNVCVVGDEDQSIYSWRGADIKNILDFEKDFENTKIIRLEQNYRSTQIILEGAGAVVRNNTQRKGKELYTTREGGSLIGYYEAPDGENEALFIADRIATYIRETTQAGDTPKCAVLYRTNSQSRLVEESLRRYNIQYHMVGGFSFYDRAEVKDLLSYLKLVQNPNDSIALNRVVNSPPRGIGKTTMETLERIALTTGMSTWEAIDRAHEQQLLPGRALTALKNFQQLIKDARAMLGPGFDEALAIDAGLAAAPEFIGEEENVSTESDANEDTSFDTSFNFGFDFGPTEERSTIAPENAHIEEASFDFGYTEEEPLALAASADGDSDNTSFDFSFNGNEAGTPSLFAAPQQTVSFNPFEASKQQAAKKGKRDNRDIFEELREKAAPIVESQTAPIETSTRIDGFRAPGDPATLPELIKFLNDRSGYIKQLENEGTPEAFSRIENLKELANAAQDAQERGETLADFLDHAALVSDADSINMDARVTLMTLHASKGLEFPLVFLCGMEEGLFPSSRTLQDPNGLEEERRLCYVGMTRAMDTLVLTRARYRRRYGSDMPDASVGSRFLEEIPSRLVEDLGSPEDRPAFRNEYGGNRYGGGNRWGKKRGDDEFGERHYSYEDEDQSGATPPQKQKSNFGLQFGAHKKPTNPNSIDNIASFFGGSTQFGGHKRPKMDIPEATGSTELSRGAGVRHPKYGEGRVVSREGSGSDAKITVEFRQHGVKKLVEKFAQLEKL; this is encoded by the coding sequence GTGTCGCGTTTCCTGGAAAAGATGAATCCGCAGCAGCAGGAAGGCGTGCTGACGGTAGACGGCCCTGTCCTTCTGCTTGCTGGTGCTGGCTCCGGTAAAACGCGCGTCATCACGCATCGTATTGCGCACCTGATCGAAGACAAGGGTGTACCTGCGGATTCCATCCTTGCCGTCACCTTTACGAACAAGGCTGCTAAGGAGATGGCTGAACGCGTGGACGGCCTCATCGGCCACTCCTCTCTGGCGAAGCCCCTGATCTCCACCTTCCACTCGCTTTGCGTGCGCACACTGCGTCGCGATATCGAAGCGCTCCGCGTTAACGGTGTAGGGCTCACAAAGAGCTTTGCTATTTACGACGAAAGCGACCAGCAGGCGATCGTAAAGCAGGCGCTGAAGCGCCTTGGCGTGGATGACAAGCAGTTGAAGCCACGTGTCGCACTTGGCCGCATTTCGTGGGCTAAGAATCACATGATCGATCCGCAGGAATATTTCCTGGCATCGACCAATCCGCTCGAAGAGCGCATCGCCCACATCTTCAAGATCTACAAAGAAGAGCTGAACAAGAACAACGCGATGGATTTCGACGATCTCCTGCTGGAGACCGTGCGTCTGCTGAAGACCAGCCAGGAAGTTCGCGAGCGTTATCAGCGCAAATACCGCTACCTGCTCATTGACGAGTATCAGGACACCAATCGCCCGCAATACGAACTGATGCGCTTGCTCAGCGGCAAACATGGCAATGTCTGCGTCGTGGGTGATGAAGATCAGTCCATCTATAGCTGGCGTGGTGCGGACATCAAGAACATCCTCGACTTCGAAAAAGACTTCGAGAATACGAAGATCATTCGCCTGGAACAGAACTATCGTTCCACGCAGATCATTCTTGAAGGCGCAGGAGCGGTCGTCCGCAACAACACGCAGCGCAAAGGGAAAGAGCTTTACACCACGCGCGAGGGCGGCTCGCTCATCGGCTATTACGAAGCGCCCGATGGCGAGAATGAAGCGCTGTTCATTGCGGATCGCATCGCTACTTACATCCGCGAAACCACGCAGGCGGGTGACACACCCAAGTGCGCAGTGCTGTACCGCACCAACTCGCAGTCGCGACTGGTTGAAGAGTCGCTTCGCCGTTACAACATCCAGTACCACATGGTCGGAGGCTTCAGCTTCTACGACCGTGCGGAAGTGAAGGACCTGCTCAGCTATCTGAAACTGGTGCAGAATCCTAACGACTCAATCGCGTTGAACCGCGTCGTAAATTCTCCGCCGCGCGGCATCGGCAAAACAACGATGGAGACGCTGGAACGCATTGCGCTGACCACGGGCATGAGCACATGGGAAGCTATTGACCGCGCCCACGAACAACAGCTCCTTCCTGGCCGCGCTCTGACAGCGTTGAAGAATTTTCAACAACTCATCAAAGATGCGCGCGCCATGCTTGGCCCAGGCTTTGATGAAGCTCTCGCCATCGATGCAGGTCTGGCGGCCGCTCCTGAGTTTATTGGTGAAGAAGAAAACGTATCCACCGAAAGCGATGCGAATGAAGACACATCGTTCGACACCAGCTTCAATTTCGGCTTTGATTTTGGCCCCACCGAAGAACGCAGCACCATTGCTCCGGAAAACGCTCACATCGAAGAAGCGAGCTTCGACTTTGGATACACAGAAGAAGAGCCACTTGCACTAGCAGCCAGTGCCGACGGTGATAGCGATAACACCAGCTTCGATTTCAGCTTCAACGGCAATGAAGCTGGCACGCCATCGCTCTTTGCGGCGCCACAACAGACCGTTTCGTTCAATCCCTTCGAGGCGAGCAAACAGCAGGCTGCAAAAAAGGGTAAACGAGATAACCGTGACATCTTTGAGGAGCTCCGCGAGAAGGCTGCGCCTATCGTGGAATCGCAAACGGCTCCCATTGAAACCAGCACACGCATTGATGGCTTCCGAGCGCCTGGCGATCCCGCCACATTGCCAGAGTTGATTAAGTTCCTGAACGATCGCAGCGGCTACATCAAACAACTTGAAAACGAAGGCACACCGGAAGCCTTCAGCCGCATTGAAAACCTAAAGGAACTTGCCAACGCCGCACAGGATGCGCAAGAGCGCGGCGAAACGTTGGCCGACTTTCTCGATCACGCTGCCCTTGTCAGCGATGCTGACAGTATCAACATGGACGCGCGTGTCACGCTGATGACGCTGCATGCGTCCAAGGGGTTGGAGTTCCCGCTGGTCTTCCTCTGCGGCATGGAGGAAGGGCTATTTCCTTCCTCGCGCACATTGCAGGATCCCAATGGTCTGGAAGAAGAACGGCGCCTTTGTTATGTAGGCATGACGCGTGCCATGGACACGTTGGTTCTCACCCGCGCACGCTATCGCCGCCGCTACGGCTCAGACATGCCGGATGCCAGTGTAGGTTCGCGGTTTCTGGAAGAGATTCCTTCGCGTTTGGTGGAAGACCTCGGTTCCCCAGAAGATCGCCCCGCGTTCCGCAATGAATACGGTGGAAATCGGTATGGGGGCGGCAATCGCTGGGGCAAGAAGCGCGGCGATGACGAGTTTGGCGAGCGTCACTACAGCTACGAGGACGAGGATCAGAGCGGGGCCACTCCACCGCAGAAGCAAAAAAGCAACTTCGGCCTGCAGTTTGGTGCACACAAGAAGCCCACAAATCCGAACAGCATCGACAACATTGCCAGTTTCTTTGGTGGATCAACCCAATTCGGTGGCCACAAACGGCCGAAGATGGACATTCCGGAAGCCACAGGATCTACCGAATTAAGTCGCGGCGCGGGGGTTCGGCACCCGAAATATGGTGAAGGAAGGGTTGTATCTCGTGAAGGTTCGGGCTCAGACGCCAAGATTACGGTAGAATTTCGACAGCACGGCGTGAAGAAGCTGGTTGAGAAGTTCGCCCAGCTTGAAAAGCTCTGA
- a CDS encoding glycoside hydrolase family 130 protein, whose protein sequence is MRLGLVAGVAVFLGVGAVAIAQSPFGTWTRPVDQPVIRPVRDTTFADPIFGQTVHWQALHTFNPAAIVRDGKVYVLYRAEDDSGSMTIGGHVSRLGLAVSDDGIHFQQMPEPVLYPAKDEQEDRESPGGVEDPRIVESSDGTYVLTYTQWSRKLDRYSVGIATSRDLTHWQKQGPAFQGVLNGRYDAFKYKSAAILTERKGDKLIAAKVNGKYWMFWGDLGIRLATSDDLIHWTPMESSPGQVKVVLKSRSGRPDSDFPEAGPPPVLTKKGIVMLYNGKNKDGEGRDPKLKAGTYAVLQAVLSAENPEKILARTDTPVFQPQLPFEQSGQYAAGTTFSEGLVFFKGKWWMYYGCADSFVGVATAPSNP, encoded by the coding sequence GTGCGTTTGGGGCTGGTAGCGGGTGTAGCGGTGTTTTTAGGAGTGGGAGCAGTTGCAATAGCGCAGTCTCCGTTCGGAACGTGGACGAGACCAGTGGATCAGCCGGTAATTCGTCCGGTCAGAGACACCACGTTTGCCGACCCCATCTTCGGGCAAACAGTGCATTGGCAGGCGCTGCACACTTTCAATCCGGCCGCGATTGTCCGCGATGGCAAGGTGTATGTGCTTTACCGCGCGGAAGATGACTCGGGTTCCATGACGATTGGTGGCCACGTGTCACGACTTGGTCTGGCTGTGAGTGACGACGGCATTCATTTCCAACAAATGCCGGAACCAGTGCTGTACCCAGCGAAAGATGAGCAGGAAGATCGGGAGTCGCCTGGCGGCGTTGAAGACCCTCGCATTGTGGAATCGTCCGACGGGACGTATGTGCTCACCTACACGCAGTGGTCGCGGAAACTCGACCGATATTCGGTTGGTATTGCCACTTCGCGTGATCTGACGCACTGGCAGAAGCAGGGGCCAGCGTTTCAGGGGGTTCTCAATGGTCGCTACGACGCGTTCAAGTACAAGTCGGCGGCGATTCTGACCGAGCGCAAGGGCGACAAATTGATTGCCGCCAAAGTAAATGGCAAGTACTGGATGTTCTGGGGTGATCTAGGGATCCGACTGGCGACATCCGATGACTTGATTCACTGGACGCCGATGGAGTCGTCTCCAGGCCAAGTGAAGGTTGTCCTGAAGTCAAGGTCGGGGCGACCGGACAGCGATTTCCCTGAAGCCGGACCGCCGCCAGTACTGACGAAAAAGGGCATAGTGATGCTCTACAACGGCAAGAATAAAGATGGAGAAGGCCGGGACCCGAAGCTGAAGGCCGGAACTTATGCGGTGCTGCAAGCAGTTCTTTCTGCAGAGAATCCAGAGAAGATTCTGGCGCGAACGGATACACCCGTCTTTCAACCCCAACTGCCGTTTGAGCAGAGTGGACAGTATGCTGCGGGAACCACGTTTTCTGAAGGGTTGGTGTTTTTTAAAGGCAAATGGTGGATGTACTACGGCTGTGCGGATTCGTTTGTGGGGGTAGCCACAGCGCCGAGTAATCCATAG
- a CDS encoding amino acid permease, producing MDESERPETALKKSLGPVSLTALGIGAVIGSGIFTVIGTAIAGNPATTATFWDSPVIDFLLHHGAVAGRPGAGPALAISMILVAIVCAFTGLCYAELSSMIPIAGSAYTYTYATLGELIAWIIGWDLILEYAFSNMSVSVGFAAHVVDLLDWMGFHFHPKWLSPAYLPLGLQDLQGHDIYKAGWHFGFNIPAFLIVIILTMILVRGIRESAKTNNIMVLVKIAAILIFIFAGISFIHPGNYHPFSPNGWPGVLAGGSIIFFTYIGFDSVSTASEECKQPQRDVPIGIIATLIVCTILYIGVALVLTGMVPWFSVAGDAAPVVNALKRLSTDTHSTKLHIVRLIVLLGALVGMISSILVFQLGQARVWFAMSRDRLLPDIFSKVHPRYRTPAFATWVAGILVAIPAGLFDVGTLAELSNIGTLFAFVLVSIGVVVLRRRQPERYRGFRVPGGPVIPILSVLFCVLLMTGLPIRTWERFFVWLVIGLFVYFFYSRKRSEFADLQG from the coding sequence ATCGACGAATCGGAGCGTCCGGAAACAGCGCTGAAAAAGTCGCTCGGGCCTGTTTCACTCACAGCGCTGGGTATTGGCGCTGTCATCGGCAGCGGTATCTTTACGGTCATCGGCACGGCCATTGCCGGCAATCCTGCCACCACGGCCACCTTCTGGGATTCTCCCGTCATCGACTTCCTATTGCATCACGGCGCAGTTGCTGGGCGCCCCGGTGCCGGCCCTGCGCTGGCCATCTCAATGATCCTGGTGGCCATCGTCTGCGCGTTCACCGGGCTTTGTTATGCCGAACTTTCCAGCATGATTCCGATTGCGGGATCGGCCTATACCTACACTTACGCAACCTTGGGCGAATTGATCGCGTGGATCATCGGCTGGGATCTGATCCTGGAATACGCCTTCTCCAATATGAGCGTCAGCGTAGGCTTCGCGGCACACGTCGTCGATCTTCTGGATTGGATGGGCTTTCACTTCCACCCGAAGTGGCTTTCGCCCGCGTACCTTCCGCTGGGCCTGCAGGACCTGCAGGGACACGACATCTATAAGGCGGGCTGGCACTTTGGCTTCAATATCCCTGCCTTCCTCATCGTCATCATCCTCACGATGATCCTGGTACGCGGCATCCGCGAATCGGCCAAGACGAACAACATCATGGTGCTGGTGAAGATCGCCGCGATCCTCATCTTCATCTTCGCGGGCATCAGCTTCATCCATCCCGGCAACTACCATCCGTTCTCCCCCAACGGCTGGCCTGGTGTGCTCGCCGGTGGTTCGATCATCTTCTTCACCTACATCGGTTTTGATTCCGTCTCCACCGCCAGCGAAGAATGCAAACAACCGCAGCGCGATGTTCCTATCGGCATCATCGCCACGCTGATCGTCTGCACCATCCTGTACATCGGCGTTGCGCTGGTGCTGACCGGCATGGTGCCGTGGTTCTCTGTCGCTGGCGATGCTGCACCGGTCGTAAACGCCCTGAAGCGTCTGAGCACGGACACACACTCCACCAAGCTGCATATCGTGCGACTGATCGTGCTGTTGGGTGCTCTGGTCGGCATGATCTCGTCGATCCTGGTCTTCCAGTTGGGCCAAGCACGTGTATGGTTCGCCATGAGCCGTGACCGCCTGCTCCCAGACATCTTCTCCAAGGTGCATCCGCGCTACCGCACACCGGCTTTTGCAACATGGGTGGCAGGCATCCTCGTTGCTATTCCTGCCGGTCTGTTTGACGTAGGAACACTTGCGGAACTTTCGAACATCGGCACGCTCTTCGCCTTCGTCTTGGTCAGCATTGGAGTAGTGGTTCTGCGGCGTCGCCAGCCGGAGCGGTATCGCGGATTCCGTGTTCCTGGCGGTCCAGTAATCCCGATTCTGAGCGTGCTCTTCTGTGTTCTGCTGATGACCGGACTCCCCATCCGCACATGGGAACGCTTCTTCGTCTGGCTTGTTATCGGTCTATTCGTCTACTTCTTCTACAGTCGCAAGCGAAGCGAATTCGCGGACCTGCAAGGATAA
- a CDS encoding acyltransferase family protein: MTHNPVAPEESVSTRPEAKPQRREIELDFIRGIAILMVVDFHSSATLLWPFLRLGWTHFGASGVDIFFVLSGFLVGGLLLKEWKVRGSINIKRFLIRRGLKIWPQYYIFLIASLVTGRHTIRFLWGNFLNIQNYTGGIAHTWTLAVEEHAYLLLMVLLFCAASFKLSWRTAFWMLTALAVFSIGRSFWISYLYHVNGYTFTFTRLHGILFGVLLAMLFHFAPETFQRVQNMRSLWFAVIVGTLIYLRFPGHLEWAPPTAVLLADLSGVALFLLLYRNSPNHSWLYRGVAWIGVYSYGIYLWHVSAAASVFSLTHRLWPTHEATTNRILSPIAGILLGIFMTRLIEFPTLALRDKLFPRPVDSAAGIPAIKEPQLAVATPSPE, translated from the coding sequence ATGACGCACAATCCAGTTGCGCCGGAAGAATCGGTTTCCACGCGCCCGGAAGCCAAGCCCCAACGGCGAGAAATCGAACTGGATTTCATTCGCGGAATCGCCATCCTCATGGTGGTGGACTTTCATTCGTCCGCCACTCTCTTGTGGCCTTTCCTGCGGTTGGGATGGACCCATTTTGGCGCTTCAGGCGTCGATATTTTTTTTGTGCTGAGCGGATTTCTTGTTGGTGGACTATTGCTCAAAGAGTGGAAGGTCCGCGGAAGCATCAATATCAAACGATTCCTCATCCGCCGCGGTCTGAAAATCTGGCCGCAGTACTATATCTTCCTAATCGCTAGCCTTGTAACCGGTCGTCACACCATTCGGTTTCTCTGGGGCAACTTCCTCAATATTCAGAACTACACGGGCGGCATCGCGCACACATGGACACTTGCTGTTGAAGAGCACGCTTACCTTTTATTGATGGTGCTGCTCTTCTGCGCCGCGTCTTTCAAGCTATCGTGGCGCACCGCCTTCTGGATGCTTACCGCATTAGCTGTATTTTCCATAGGCCGTAGTTTTTGGATTTCCTATCTCTACCATGTGAACGGCTATACATTTACGTTCACCCGCCTGCACGGCATTCTTTTCGGCGTCCTCCTTGCGATGCTTTTTCACTTTGCACCGGAGACCTTCCAACGCGTGCAGAACATGCGTTCGCTTTGGTTTGCAGTCATCGTGGGTACGCTTATCTATCTTCGTTTTCCTGGCCATCTCGAATGGGCTCCTCCAACAGCAGTTCTTCTCGCTGACTTAAGCGGTGTAGCGCTCTTTCTCCTCCTCTATCGAAATAGTCCCAACCATTCCTGGCTTTATCGCGGGGTCGCCTGGATTGGTGTGTACTCCTACGGCATTTATCTCTGGCATGTCTCCGCAGCAGCATCTGTATTCTCATTGACACATCGTTTGTGGCCAACACATGAAGCCACAACAAACCGTATCCTTTCTCCCATTGCGGGCATACTGCTTGGAATATTCATGACTCGCCTGATTGAATTCCCCACTCTGGCCCTGCGAGACAAGCTCTTCCCACGCCCGGTGGATTCTGCCGCGGGCATACCTGCTATCAAAGAGCCTCAGTTAGCCGTCGCCACGCCCTCTCCAGAATGA
- the add gene encoding adenosine deaminase, which yields MALLSQREWLSGLPKCELHLHLEGTIVPETLVRLSQRNDAAPLTLRDAEKLYVYEDFIGFLIAFKAVSERIQTPADYELITYEMIHRLSQQGVRHAEVYISVGILLRFKQQITVEDMMAAVERGRKLAEQDFGTTVFWIFDAVRHFGVDEAAVVFTKAAELKQQYPSIVGIGIGGDEARGPAVEFKELYAEAKATGLHLTVHAGESVPATSIWSAINIGAERIGHALSAVDDPELLAVLAEKQIPLELNVTSNLRTGCCKSIDTHPVRHYFERGLMITLNSDDPPMFGANLLDEYETVQREFEFTNEQMRELAANSVEASFLPPARKISLLAEVERYR from the coding sequence ATGGCACTTCTCTCTCAACGCGAATGGCTAAGCGGCCTCCCCAAGTGCGAACTGCATCTGCACCTGGAAGGCACGATTGTGCCCGAAACTCTGGTGCGTTTATCCCAGCGCAATGATGCTGCCCCTCTAACGCTTCGAGACGCGGAAAAGCTGTACGTCTACGAAGATTTCATCGGCTTTCTGATAGCTTTCAAAGCCGTAAGCGAGCGTATCCAGACACCCGCTGATTACGAACTGATCACATACGAGATGATCCATCGCCTCTCACAACAAGGCGTGAGGCATGCCGAGGTTTATATCTCCGTGGGTATTCTTCTCAGATTCAAACAGCAGATCACCGTGGAAGACATGATGGCGGCCGTGGAACGCGGGCGCAAACTCGCCGAACAGGATTTCGGCACAACGGTCTTCTGGATCTTCGACGCAGTCCGCCACTTCGGTGTCGATGAAGCTGCAGTAGTGTTTACTAAAGCAGCAGAATTGAAGCAGCAGTATCCGAGCATTGTTGGTATTGGTATTGGCGGCGACGAGGCACGGGGCCCTGCTGTAGAATTCAAAGAACTTTATGCAGAAGCAAAAGCTACCGGCCTGCATCTGACCGTGCATGCGGGTGAGAGTGTTCCGGCAACTAGCATCTGGAGCGCGATCAACATTGGGGCTGAGCGAATCGGGCATGCATTGTCAGCTGTCGATGATCCCGAACTGCTCGCCGTTCTTGCGGAGAAACAGATTCCTCTGGAGCTGAATGTCACCAGCAATCTGCGCACCGGCTGTTGCAAGTCCATCGACACACATCCCGTCCGCCACTACTTCGAGCGTGGTCTGATGATCACCCTTAACTCCGACGATCCGCCGATGTTCGGCGCAAACCTGCTCGATGAGTATGAAACCGTGCAGCGCGAATTTGAATTCACCAACGAACAGATGCGCGAGCTCGCGGCGAATTCGGTAGAAGCAAGTTTCCTTCCACCGGCACGCAAGATCTCTCTACTGGCTGAAGTAGAGCGTTATCGCTAA